A stretch of Shinella zoogloeoides DNA encodes these proteins:
- a CDS encoding BrnT family toxin — protein MSFEYDPEKSRSNKAKHGIDFDEVQALWQDERLIEAPARTDDEPRYLAVGMIDGRHWAAVCVRRGDSVRIISVRRAREQEIEYYESD, from the coding sequence ATGAGCTTTGAATACGATCCCGAAAAGAGCAGGTCGAACAAGGCCAAGCACGGCATTGATTTCGATGAAGTGCAGGCGCTCTGGCAAGATGAGCGCCTCATCGAGGCGCCGGCACGCACGGACGATGAGCCGCGATACCTTGCCGTCGGCATGATCGATGGCCGGCACTGGGCAGCCGTTTGCGTTCGCCGGGGCGACAGCGTGCGCATCATTTCCGTCAGGCGGGCACGCGAACAGGAGATAGAATATTATGAAAGCGACTGA
- the brnA gene encoding type II toxin-antitoxin system BrnA family antitoxin, translating into MKATEFEAKFDAGDDVAADVDWSKARRANLEMRRVNVDFPAWVVEGLDRQASRLGVTRQSLIKMWIAEKLG; encoded by the coding sequence ATGAAAGCGACTGAATTCGAGGCCAAGTTCGATGCCGGTGACGACGTCGCAGCCGATGTCGACTGGAGCAAAGCCCGCCGTGCGAACCTGGAGATGCGCAGGGTCAATGTCGATTTCCCGGCATGGGTGGTTGAGGGGCTGGATCGGCAGGCGAGTCGGCTTGGCGTAACCCGCCAGTCCCTCATCAAGATGTGGATTGCCGAAAAGCTGGGCTGA
- the ppdK gene encoding pyruvate, phosphate dikinase produces the protein MEKWVYTFGGGRAEGSAGDRNLLGGKGANLAEMCNLGLPVPPGITIVTSACNHYYENGRTLPAGLKDQVRAGLREMEAVTGRVFGDTAKPLLLSVRSGARASMPGMMDTVLNLGLNDRTVEALGHDAGDARFAWDSYRRFIQMYGDVVMGLDHEVFEEILEDEKGRLGHEQDTELSAVEWQHVIARYKEIIREELDEEFPQDPEVQLWGAIGAVFASWMNARAVTYRTLHNIPAVWGTAVNVQAMVFGNLGNSSATGVAFTRNPSTGENKLYGEFLVNAQGEDVVAGIRTPQNITEEARIASGSDRPSLEKLMPEAFAEFRGICERLERHYRDMQDLEFTIERGKLWMLQTRSGKRTAKAALKIAVEMATEGLISEGEAVARIDPASLDQLLHPTIDPRARRDVIGSGLPASPGAATGEIVFASEEAVKADEEGRKVILVRIETSPEDIHGMHAAEGILTTRGGMTSHAAVVARGMGTPCVSGAGTLRVDLRNELLVAHGVTLRKGDVITIDGSSGQVLKGEIPMLQPELSGDFGRIMEWADRTRRMKVRTNAETPADARAARSFGAEGIGLCRTEHMFFEGSRINVMREMILAEDEAGRRAALAKLLPMQRSDFAELFEIMHGLPVTIRLLDPPLHEFLPKSDEEIAEVAAALAIDEAVLRRRVDTLHEFNPMLGHRGCRLAISYPEIAEMQARAIFEAAVEAAKATGAAVEPEIMVPLVGLKAELDYVKARIEAVAQAVITESGVPINYLTGTMIELPRAALRAHVIAESAEFFSFGTNDLTQTTFGISRDDASAFLSTYIQKGIVEQDPFVQLDFDGVGELIRIAAERGRQTRGDLKLGICGEHGGDPASIHFCEDAGLDYVSCSPFRVPIARLAAAQAAFNGSKA, from the coding sequence ATGGAGAAGTGGGTCTATACCTTCGGGGGAGGCCGCGCCGAAGGCAGCGCGGGCGACCGCAACCTGCTCGGCGGCAAGGGCGCGAACCTTGCCGAGATGTGCAATCTCGGCCTGCCGGTGCCGCCCGGCATCACCATCGTCACCTCGGCCTGCAACCACTATTACGAGAACGGCCGTACCCTGCCGGCTGGTCTGAAGGATCAGGTCCGCGCGGGGCTTCGCGAGATGGAGGCCGTCACCGGCCGCGTCTTCGGCGATACGGCAAAGCCCTTGCTGCTCTCCGTCCGCTCCGGCGCGCGCGCCTCCATGCCGGGCATGATGGACACGGTGCTGAACCTCGGCCTCAACGACCGGACGGTCGAGGCGCTCGGCCACGATGCCGGCGACGCGCGCTTTGCCTGGGACAGCTACCGCCGCTTCATCCAGATGTATGGCGATGTGGTCATGGGCCTCGATCACGAGGTCTTCGAGGAAATCCTCGAGGACGAGAAGGGTCGGCTCGGCCACGAGCAGGACACGGAACTTTCCGCCGTCGAATGGCAGCACGTCATCGCCCGCTACAAGGAGATCATCCGCGAGGAACTGGACGAGGAATTCCCGCAGGACCCGGAAGTCCAGCTCTGGGGCGCCATCGGCGCCGTCTTCGCAAGCTGGATGAACGCCCGTGCCGTCACCTACCGCACGCTGCACAACATCCCAGCCGTCTGGGGCACGGCCGTCAACGTGCAGGCCATGGTCTTCGGCAATCTCGGCAACTCCTCGGCTACCGGCGTCGCCTTCACGCGCAATCCCTCGACGGGCGAGAACAAGCTCTACGGCGAATTCCTCGTCAACGCGCAGGGCGAGGATGTCGTCGCCGGCATCCGCACGCCGCAGAACATTACCGAGGAGGCGCGCATCGCCTCCGGCTCGGACCGGCCGTCGCTGGAAAAGCTGATGCCGGAAGCTTTCGCCGAGTTCCGCGGCATCTGCGAGCGGCTGGAGCGGCACTATCGCGACATGCAGGACCTCGAATTCACCATCGAGCGCGGCAAGCTCTGGATGCTCCAGACCCGCTCGGGCAAGCGCACCGCCAAGGCCGCGCTGAAGATCGCCGTCGAGATGGCGACGGAAGGGCTGATCAGCGAGGGTGAGGCCGTCGCCCGCATCGATCCCGCCTCGCTCGACCAGCTCCTGCATCCGACCATCGATCCGCGCGCCCGCCGCGACGTCATCGGCTCCGGCCTGCCGGCCTCGCCGGGCGCGGCGACGGGCGAGATCGTCTTCGCCTCGGAAGAGGCGGTGAAGGCGGACGAGGAGGGGCGGAAAGTCATTCTCGTGCGCATCGAGACCAGCCCGGAAGACATTCACGGCATGCACGCCGCCGAAGGCATCCTGACGACGCGCGGCGGCATGACGAGCCACGCGGCCGTCGTGGCGCGCGGCATGGGCACGCCTTGCGTCTCGGGCGCCGGCACGCTGCGCGTCGACCTGCGCAACGAATTGCTGGTCGCCCATGGCGTGACGCTGAGGAAGGGGGACGTCATCACCATCGACGGCTCTTCCGGCCAGGTGCTGAAGGGCGAGATCCCCATGCTCCAGCCGGAGCTTTCGGGCGATTTCGGCCGCATCATGGAATGGGCGGACCGCACGCGCCGCATGAAGGTACGCACCAATGCCGAGACCCCGGCGGATGCCCGCGCGGCGCGCTCCTTCGGCGCGGAAGGCATCGGCCTCTGCCGCACCGAGCACATGTTCTTCGAGGGCAGCCGCATCAATGTGATGCGCGAGATGATCCTTGCCGAGGACGAGGCTGGCCGCCGGGCGGCGCTGGCGAAACTCCTGCCCATGCAGCGCTCGGACTTCGCCGAGCTGTTCGAGATCATGCACGGCCTGCCGGTGACGATCCGCCTGCTCGACCCGCCGCTGCACGAATTCCTGCCGAAGAGCGACGAGGAGATCGCCGAGGTGGCCGCCGCCCTTGCCATCGACGAGGCCGTGCTGCGCCGCCGCGTCGATACGCTGCACGAGTTCAACCCCATGCTCGGCCATCGCGGTTGCCGCCTTGCCATCTCCTATCCCGAGATCGCCGAGATGCAGGCCCGCGCCATCTTCGAGGCCGCGGTGGAAGCCGCCAAGGCGACGGGCGCGGCCGTGGAGCCGGAGATCATGGTGCCGCTCGTCGGCCTCAAGGCGGAGCTGGATTATGTGAAGGCCCGTATCGAGGCAGTGGCGCAGGCGGTGATCACTGAGAGCGGCGTGCCGATCAACTACCTCACCGGCACGATGATCGAGCTGCCGCGCGCGGCCCTTCGCGCCCATGTCATCGCCGAATCGGCCGAGTTCTTCTCCTTCGGCACCAACGACCTGACGCAGACGACCTTCGGCATCTCGCGCGATGACGCCTCGGCGTTCCTCTCGACCTATATCCAGAAGGGTATCGTCGAGCAGGATCCGTTCGTCCAGCTCGATTTCGACGGCGTCGGCGAACTCATCCGCATCGCCGCCGAGCGCGGCCGGCAGACGCGGGGTGACCTGAAGCTCGGCATCTGCGGCGAGCATGGCGGCGACCCGGCCTCTATCCATTTCTGCGAGGATGCGGGGCTGGATTACGTGTCCTGCTCGCCCTTCCGCGTGCCGATCGCCCGGCTCGCGGCGGCGCAGGCGGCCTTCAATGGTAGCAAGGCTTGA
- a CDS encoding tetratricopeptide repeat protein: MRRFIPVAAFTLLLAAVPRIGHAESAAAPVTDCDRLAATTTDPDNVGGHHVELGQIKSAEAVAACTQALARYPDSRRLMFQLGRAYDAGRNVAESYRWYLKSAELGSPAAQYNLAVAYQDGEGVAQDYEQAVFWYGKSAAQGDADSQRNLGVLYYNGEGVEQDFDKAFKLFMQAAEKNDTLAQYDVGLSYRDGNGVERDFGKAAIWLRKAADGGEVDAQRSLGELYEHGLGVGQDLAEALVWYRKAAAQGDAAAAAAVEDLRSQEP; encoded by the coding sequence ATGCGTCGATTCATTCCGGTTGCGGCCTTCACTCTATTGCTTGCTGCGGTTCCCCGCATCGGCCATGCCGAAAGCGCGGCAGCGCCGGTGACGGATTGCGACCGTCTGGCGGCCACGACCACCGATCCGGACAATGTCGGCGGCCATCACGTCGAGCTCGGGCAGATCAAATCCGCCGAAGCCGTCGCGGCCTGTACACAGGCGCTCGCGCGCTATCCCGATTCGCGACGCCTGATGTTCCAGCTCGGCCGCGCCTACGACGCGGGCAGGAATGTGGCCGAGTCCTACCGGTGGTACCTGAAAAGCGCCGAACTCGGGAGCCCTGCGGCCCAGTATAACCTTGCCGTGGCCTATCAGGACGGCGAGGGTGTCGCGCAGGATTACGAGCAGGCCGTCTTCTGGTATGGCAAAAGCGCCGCCCAGGGGGACGCGGATTCGCAGCGCAATCTGGGTGTGCTCTACTATAACGGCGAGGGCGTCGAGCAGGATTTCGACAAGGCGTTCAAGCTGTTCATGCAGGCGGCGGAAAAGAACGATACGCTTGCGCAATACGATGTCGGCCTCAGCTATCGGGACGGCAATGGCGTCGAGCGGGATTTCGGCAAGGCCGCGATCTGGCTGCGCAAGGCCGCCGATGGCGGCGAGGTCGACGCCCAGCGCAGCCTTGGAGAACTCTACGAACATGGATTGGGCGTCGGGCAGGATCTTGCCGAGGCGCTGGTGTGGTATCGCAAGGCCGCCGCGCAGGGAGATGCCGCGGCCGCCGCGGCGGTCGAGGACCTCCGGTCGCAGGAGCCGTGA
- a CDS encoding DUF1499 domain-containing protein: MTIQYERPVSHAAHWARRLALFSCVLFVAVVLSHRFGPLTTPHFLALAGFAAILAGVSVLLAAIGLARLWFVGARGGKASFMALLFALLPLGVAGAAAYSYFYKPALHDVTTDTAAAPPWLAEPSVDQDWLPRGGIVTPEDRAVQIEAYPGLSGRRYEGALDRVYQGVRKVAAASGITITAEDGLDNILADLEDLVVDPAKVAQSAEALGDVPIPEARPLETPLTPHVGGAGDVLLQGEWRSPVFGFRFDVVIRLREEAETTLVDMRAATRYGPHDLGMGADLVEGYLKALDAELLGIAGD, encoded by the coding sequence ATCACGATCCAGTACGAACGGCCGGTTTCCCATGCGGCGCACTGGGCGCGCCGTCTGGCGCTGTTTTCCTGCGTCCTGTTCGTCGCCGTCGTGCTGTCGCATCGCTTCGGGCCGCTGACGACGCCGCATTTCCTTGCCCTTGCCGGTTTCGCCGCCATTCTGGCGGGGGTGTCGGTGCTGCTCGCGGCCATCGGCCTTGCGCGCCTCTGGTTCGTCGGTGCGCGGGGCGGCAAGGCGTCCTTCATGGCGCTGCTGTTCGCGCTGCTGCCGCTCGGCGTGGCCGGCGCGGCCGCCTATTCCTATTTCTACAAGCCGGCGCTGCACGACGTAACGACGGACACCGCCGCCGCCCCGCCCTGGCTTGCCGAGCCGTCGGTCGATCAGGACTGGCTGCCGCGCGGCGGCATCGTCACGCCTGAGGATCGCGCCGTGCAGATCGAAGCCTATCCCGGCCTTTCCGGCCGCCGTTACGAGGGCGCGCTCGACCGCGTCTACCAGGGCGTGCGCAAGGTCGCCGCCGCCTCCGGCATCACGATCACCGCCGAGGACGGCCTCGACAACATTCTCGCCGACCTCGAGGACCTCGTCGTCGATCCCGCCAAGGTCGCGCAGAGCGCCGAGGCGCTGGGCGATGTGCCGATCCCCGAGGCCCGCCCGCTGGAAACGCCCCTGACCCCGCATGTCGGCGGTGCGGGCGATGTGCTGCTGCAGGGCGAATGGCGCTCGCCGGTCTTCGGCTTCCGCTTCGACGTGGTCATCCGCCTGCGCGAGGAGGCGGAAACGACGCTGGTCGACATGCGCGCGGCCACCCGCTACGGCCCGCACGACCTCGGCATGGGCGCGGACCTGGTGGAAGGCTACCTGAAGGCGCTCGACGCCGAACTGCTCGGCATCGCCGGCGACTGA